From Chryseobacterium salivictor, a single genomic window includes:
- a CDS encoding enoyl-ACP reductase FabI has product MSYGLLKGKKGIIFGALNDQSIAWKVAERCHEEGAEFILSNAPIAMRMGEIDELAKKTGSDVIAADATSVEDLDKLFAHAEEKFGKIDFILHSIGMSVNIRKGKSYTDLNYDFLEKGWDVSSVSFHKVMKAAWDRDIMNEWGSILALTYIAAQRVFPNYGDMADNKSYLESIARSFGYYWGDRKVRVNTISQSPVMTKAGAGVKGISGFFNFADDMSPLGNADALDCANYCVSLFSDLTRKVTMQNLFHDGGFSKTGVSQKIVDKFEDL; this is encoded by the coding sequence ATGTCATACGGATTACTAAAAGGGAAGAAAGGAATTATCTTCGGAGCTTTAAACGATCAGTCGATCGCATGGAAAGTTGCAGAAAGATGCCATGAAGAAGGAGCTGAATTTATTCTTTCCAACGCACCAATCGCAATGAGAATGGGAGAAATTGATGAACTGGCCAAAAAAACCGGTTCAGATGTTATTGCTGCAGATGCAACTTCTGTTGAAGATTTGGATAAACTTTTTGCTCATGCTGAAGAAAAATTTGGAAAGATTGATTTTATCCTGCACTCCATTGGAATGTCGGTAAACATTAGAAAAGGAAAATCATATACTGATCTTAATTACGATTTCTTAGAAAAAGGTTGGGATGTTTCTTCGGTATCTTTTCACAAAGTAATGAAAGCAGCTTGGGACCGAGATATCATGAACGAATGGGGCTCTATTTTGGCCTTAACTTATATCGCTGCACAACGCGTATTCCCGAACTACGGTGATATGGCAGACAACAAATCATACCTGGAAAGTATTGCAAGAAGTTTCGGATATTATTGGGGCGACAGAAAAGTGCGCGTAAATACCATTTCTCAATCTCCGGTAATGACGAAAGCTGGAGCTGGTGTGAAAGGTATCAGCGGCTTTTTCAATTTCGCAGATGATATGTCTCCGCTTGGAAATGCCGATGCATTGGATTGTGCAAACTATTGTGTAAGTCTTTTCTCAGATTTAACGAGAAAAGTAACCATGCAAAATCTTTTCCATGATGGTGGTTTCAGCAAAACGGGAGTTTCACAGAAAATTGTAGATAAATTTGAAGATTTATAA
- a CDS encoding threonine aldolase family protein, with the protein MKYSFKNDYAEGAHPLVLEALVRSNLTQQNGYGLDEFSVNSERIIQQKMKNPKAKVFLVSGGTQANLIVISAFLRPHESVVSAATGHIFTNESGAIEATGHKVHGIENTDGKIRPADIQKLIDAHQNKPHQVKQKMVYISNSTELGTIYSKKELIDLYQFCQEKNLYLFVDGARLGHALTAETNDLTLEDFGRYTDAFYLGGTKNGALIGEAIVINNENLQEEFGFHLKQKGAMLAKGRLLGIQFQELLKDDLYFDLAKHANEQAMKIKEAFKQIGCDFLCETFTNQIFPILNNNQIDQLSTDFDFYVWKKLDEEKAAVRLITSWATSDKIIKKFINEIKNLK; encoded by the coding sequence ATGAAATATTCCTTTAAAAATGATTATGCCGAAGGCGCTCATCCTTTGGTTTTGGAAGCTTTGGTTCGCTCTAATCTTACCCAACAAAACGGCTACGGTCTGGACGAATTTTCGGTAAATTCGGAGCGCATTATCCAGCAGAAAATGAAAAACCCTAAGGCTAAAGTTTTTTTGGTTTCGGGAGGGACGCAGGCGAACTTAATTGTTATTTCGGCTTTTTTAAGACCACACGAAAGTGTTGTGTCCGCGGCGACCGGCCATATCTTCACCAATGAAAGCGGAGCAATCGAAGCGACGGGGCATAAAGTACACGGCATTGAAAATACAGACGGAAAAATTCGTCCTGCTGATATTCAAAAACTTATTGATGCTCATCAAAATAAACCCCATCAGGTGAAACAGAAAATGGTTTATATCTCGAACTCCACAGAGTTGGGAACGATTTATTCAAAGAAGGAACTGATCGATTTATACCAATTTTGTCAGGAAAAAAATCTTTATCTATTTGTTGACGGGGCCAGGTTAGGCCATGCTTTAACTGCCGAAACCAACGATTTGACCTTAGAGGATTTTGGCAGATATACCGATGCGTTTTATTTGGGTGGAACTAAAAACGGAGCTTTAATCGGGGAAGCAATTGTCATTAATAATGAAAATTTACAGGAGGAATTCGGGTTTCATTTAAAACAAAAAGGAGCCATGCTTGCAAAAGGCCGGTTGCTTGGCATCCAATTTCAGGAACTGTTGAAAGATGATCTTTATTTCGATCTGGCAAAGCATGCCAATGAGCAAGCCATGAAAATTAAGGAAGCTTTTAAACAGATCGGTTGCGATTTTCTGTGTGAAACTTTTACGAATCAGATATTCCCAATTTTAAATAACAATCAAATCGACCAGCTTTCCACTGACTTTGATTTTTACGTTTGGAAGAAACTGGACGAGGAAAAAGCTGCGGTCCGCTTAATTACTTCCTGGGCAACAAGCGATAAGATTATCAAAAAATTCATCAACGAAATAAAAAATTTAAAATGA
- a CDS encoding transcriptional regulator: MIQIDKALFCDMVKFYGEAFHLPPLAAKIYSYLIFDFEREGVSFDEFVVVFSASKSSISSNLNLLLNLNIITDFNKIDERKRFFVMNEKYMKIRFEEIIEKMESELSLLNKLKAFRNTSDENALRKFEVYSNLFNKSITNIKDTLDQL, from the coding sequence ATGATACAAATCGACAAGGCCTTATTTTGTGATATGGTCAAGTTTTATGGGGAAGCCTTCCATTTGCCGCCACTTGCTGCAAAAATCTATTCATATCTGATTTTCGATTTTGAGAGGGAAGGCGTTTCTTTTGATGAATTTGTAGTGGTTTTTTCGGCCAGCAAAAGTTCCATTTCATCAAATCTTAATTTACTCCTGAATCTTAATATCATTACCGACTTTAATAAAATCGATGAAAGGAAACGGTTTTTTGTGATGAATGAAAAATACATGAAAATTCGTTTCGAAGAAATTATCGAAAAAATGGAAAGTGAATTATCGCTTTTAAATAAGCTGAAAGCCTTCCGCAACACCAGTGACGAAAATGCATTGCGAAAGTTTGAGGTTTACAGTAACCTTTTTAATAAAAGTATTACTAATATAAAAGATACGCTTGATCAACTTTAA
- a CDS encoding DNA-3-methyladenine glycosylase I has product MEVVRCGWSEKDDLYRKYHDEEWGKPVYDDETIFEFLVLESFQAGLSWYTILKKRENFKESFDHFNYQIIAEYAEDKVEELMNNTGIIRNRLKILATINNAQKFQEVQKEFGTFSKYIWNFVGGKPIINHPKTLQDVPATTEISDALAKDLKKRGFKFLGSTVVYAHMQATGMVDDHVVDCHCSNL; this is encoded by the coding sequence ATGGAAGTAGTGCGCTGCGGTTGGTCGGAAAAAGATGATTTGTATCGGAAATATCATGATGAAGAATGGGGCAAACCTGTTTACGATGATGAAACTATCTTTGAATTTCTGGTTTTAGAAAGTTTTCAGGCCGGACTTTCCTGGTATACCATTTTGAAGAAAAGAGAAAATTTTAAGGAGTCATTTGATCATTTTAATTACCAGATAATTGCAGAATATGCTGAGGATAAAGTGGAAGAGTTGATGAATAATACCGGAATTATAAGAAACAGATTAAAGATTTTAGCCACTATAAATAATGCTCAGAAATTTCAGGAAGTGCAAAAAGAGTTCGGGACTTTTTCAAAATACATCTGGAATTTTGTGGGTGGAAAACCCATTATCAATCACCCTAAAACTTTACAGGACGTTCCGGCTACGACTGAAATTTCAGATGCTTTGGCAAAAGATTTAAAGAAGCGGGGATTTAAGTTTTTAGGCTCAACCGTGGTTTACGCGCATATGCAGGCAACGGGCATGGTTGATGATCATGTGGTTGATTGTCACTGCAGCAATTTATAA
- a CDS encoding nucleoside phosphorylase → MLNKLAASELVLNDDGSVYHLNLLPEDIAGKIMLVGDPDRVPKVSKYFDKIEIKKNKREFYTHTGTLRGERITVMSTGIGTENIDIVMNELDALVNIDLKNKEFKTDHTALELFRMGTCGSVNPDVEVDNMLVTENVVGLDGLMHFYSDYAFENEFSKTFMSKFPYEKIKPMLYFSDWSKEMGEYYKDAKYHGNTATFPGFYAPQGRQLRLKAIDDQFLETLNDLGITNFEMETSAIYALSKLLGHKAITVNSVIANRRRGEFSADHHASEKNMIEWVLDRIIK, encoded by the coding sequence ATGCTTAATAAATTAGCTGCATCAGAATTGGTGCTCAATGACGACGGAAGTGTCTATCACTTAAACTTATTACCGGAAGATATTGCCGGAAAAATCATGTTGGTGGGTGATCCGGACCGTGTTCCGAAAGTTTCTAAATATTTTGACAAAATCGAAATCAAAAAAAACAAAAGAGAATTTTATACGCATACCGGAACCTTGCGCGGTGAAAGAATTACGGTAATGTCCACCGGAATCGGAACCGAAAACATCGATATCGTAATGAACGAACTGGATGCGCTGGTGAATATCGATCTGAAAAACAAAGAGTTTAAAACTGATCATACGGCTCTGGAATTATTCAGAATGGGAACTTGTGGAAGTGTGAATCCTGATGTGGAAGTTGACAATATGTTGGTAACAGAAAATGTGGTTGGGCTTGATGGGCTGATGCATTTCTACTCTGATTATGCATTTGAAAATGAATTTTCTAAGACCTTCATGTCAAAATTCCCTTACGAAAAAATCAAACCGATGCTGTATTTTTCTGATTGGTCTAAAGAAATGGGCGAATATTATAAGGATGCAAAATACCACGGAAACACCGCGACTTTCCCGGGTTTCTACGCACCACAGGGAAGACAGCTGCGTTTGAAAGCAATTGATGACCAATTCCTGGAAACTTTAAATGATTTAGGAATTACCAATTTCGAGATGGAAACTTCTGCGATCTACGCACTTTCTAAATTACTGGGACACAAAGCAATCACTGTGAATTCTGTTATTGCAAACAGAAGAAGAGGCGAATTTTCCGCCGATCACCACGCTTCAGAAAAAAATATGATCGAGTGGGTTTTGGACAGAATTATTAAATAA
- a CDS encoding efflux RND transporter periplasmic adaptor subunit has translation MKNKIILLSFAALSVLSCKKEDGKPAQGPKVVTTVAVENRNVTGYSKFPASIEGRVNNDVRAKMQGYITQVLVDEGQYVTKGQPLFRLETNSLSQSANAAKAGVGAAQSSVSAAGANVKAAQSAVSAAQVEVNKLKPLVEKNIISNVQLQTAEANLARAQAQVAQAVAAKQQASAGVAQAQANYQGAQANVDYSVIRAPISGVIGKINFRTGSLVGPGDPMPISTVSDTSELYAYFSMNEKQYLDFLKNSVGATVPEKIKNMPSIELLLANGDLYEEKGYVKAVTGQIDANTGSIQFRVSFPNPKKLLSNGNSGTVRIPITYDNALVIPESATIEQQGLVYIYKVKQDTAKSAVISVIDRVNNMVVIKDGAQKGDVVVAEGVGTLKSGSLVKPQPKKFDDIINAIKPIF, from the coding sequence ATGAAAAATAAAATTATTTTATTGTCTTTCGCTGCTTTGTCGGTTTTATCCTGCAAAAAAGAAGACGGTAAACCTGCTCAAGGCCCAAAAGTTGTGACAACCGTTGCGGTTGAAAATAGAAATGTGACCGGGTATTCTAAGTTTCCGGCAAGCATCGAAGGCCGTGTAAACAACGATGTCCGTGCAAAAATGCAGGGATATATCACGCAGGTTTTGGTAGATGAAGGGCAGTATGTTACGAAAGGTCAGCCATTGTTCCGTTTAGAAACTAATTCATTAAGTCAGTCTGCAAATGCTGCAAAAGCAGGAGTAGGTGCGGCGCAATCCAGCGTTTCTGCCGCAGGTGCCAACGTAAAAGCTGCGCAGTCTGCAGTAAGCGCAGCGCAGGTAGAGGTGAATAAACTGAAACCTTTGGTAGAAAAAAATATTATCAGTAATGTACAGCTGCAAACTGCAGAAGCGAATCTGGCGAGGGCCCAGGCTCAGGTTGCCCAGGCTGTTGCCGCTAAGCAACAGGCTTCTGCTGGCGTTGCCCAGGCCCAGGCTAATTACCAAGGTGCTCAGGCAAATGTTGATTACTCTGTGATCCGTGCTCCCATTTCTGGAGTGATTGGTAAAATTAATTTCCGTACCGGAAGTTTGGTTGGTCCCGGAGATCCGATGCCTATTTCCACCGTTTCGGATACCAGCGAGTTGTATGCCTATTTTTCAATGAACGAAAAGCAATATCTTGATTTTCTGAAAAATTCTGTCGGAGCGACTGTTCCCGAAAAAATAAAAAACATGCCGTCCATCGAACTATTATTGGCAAATGGCGATTTATATGAAGAGAAAGGTTACGTGAAAGCAGTGACCGGGCAAATCGATGCCAACACAGGAAGTATTCAGTTCCGGGTTTCTTTCCCCAATCCGAAAAAATTATTGAGCAACGGAAATAGCGGAACGGTTAGAATTCCGATTACATATGATAATGCATTGGTCATCCCTGAAAGTGCTACTATTGAGCAACAAGGTTTGGTTTACATTTATAAAGTAAAACAAGATACTGCGAAGAGTGCTGTGATTTCCGTAATCGATCGTGTGAATAATATGGTCGTTATAAAAGATGGAGCCCAGAAAGGAGATGTCGTTGTTGCGGAAGGTGTGGGAACTTTAAAATCTGGAAGTCTGGTAAAACCACAACCGAAGAAATTTGATGATATTATTAATGCCATAAAACCGATTTTCTAA
- a CDS encoding efflux RND transporter permease subunit has product MIKKFINRPVLSTVISIMIVILGILGLISLPVTQYPDIAPPTVRISANYTGANAQTVMNSVVIPIEEQVNGVEGMDYISSSAGNNGSASIQIFFKQGIDPDIAAVNVQNQVQRAIPLLPSEVTRSGVQVSKQQTSALMFLSFYTANPNLDEVWLQNYLNINVIPELKRVNGVGDAQVFGGKNYSMRIWLDPAKMAAYGLEPSEVSAAINDQSREAAAGALGENSGGSFQYIITYKGKYNEVDEFDNIILRALGNGEYLRLKDVAEIKLDSQSYAGIGESNGNRSISMGIFQTPGSNAQDIINNIKVLLKETEKTLPEGVGYNINFDTNEFLDASIQKVVTTLLEAFVLVFLVVFLFLQDFRSTLIPAIAVPVSIIGTFFFLNLFGYSINLLTLFALVLAIGIVVDDAIVVVEAVHAKMEGGITDAKKATVEAMDEITGAIISITLVMAAVFIPVTFLTGPTGVFYQQFGITLIIAILISAVNALTLSPVLCAMFLKPPAHHTKEYANMNFMQKFFSKFNAGFNAGTKKYGQSFNFILRNKWMSLLVIFAAGAVTFWWASSTMPTGFIPKEDRGILFTDVQLPPGASLERTYNVLSDLQKEARKIPGVLNVTFTASRGFMSGSGSNVGQAFIKLKPFDERGKADGQSIDEITGRLFGITSKYPDAKIIFFSPPSVPGFGTSDGFSTVLLDKSGGDINELSKVTQSFVGALMQRPEIQFASTSFNTNYPQYQMVVNVPRAKESGVTLNSILTTMQGYIGGIYSSDFTKYGKQFRVMIQALPNDRKSPENLNSIFVRTASGSMAPISQFVTLEKSFGPQSLERYNLFTSVAINGSSNPGFSTGDAIKAVQEVAAENLPANYDVEFTGLTKEEMKAGSQTYVVFLLSFLFIYFILAAQYESYLLPFSVIFSLPLGVIGAFFGQRIFGLENNIYFQIAIIMLIGLLAKNAILIVEFAVQRRHHGESIAMSAINAAKARLRPILMTSFAFIFGMVPLVFATGIGSVGNRSIATGAASGLLIGTFFGLIAIPVLYVIFQYLQEKVVPLKDKEINLGE; this is encoded by the coding sequence ATGATAAAAAAATTTATAAACAGACCGGTTTTATCAACGGTAATTTCCATCATGATTGTTATTTTGGGAATTCTGGGATTAATTTCTTTACCGGTCACACAGTATCCAGATATTGCACCGCCAACGGTGCGTATCTCTGCAAACTATACCGGAGCCAATGCGCAAACGGTAATGAACAGTGTAGTTATTCCGATTGAAGAACAAGTAAATGGAGTAGAAGGAATGGATTACATTTCTTCATCTGCCGGCAACAACGGTTCTGCTTCGATTCAAATTTTCTTTAAACAGGGAATTGATCCAGATATCGCAGCGGTAAACGTTCAGAATCAGGTTCAGCGTGCCATTCCGCTTCTTCCTTCTGAGGTGACGAGATCTGGAGTACAGGTGAGCAAGCAGCAGACGAGTGCTTTGATGTTTCTTTCTTTCTACACGGCAAATCCTAACTTAGATGAGGTTTGGTTGCAGAATTATTTGAACATTAATGTTATCCCAGAATTAAAAAGGGTTAATGGTGTCGGTGATGCCCAGGTTTTTGGTGGAAAAAATTATTCCATGAGAATTTGGCTGGATCCTGCGAAAATGGCAGCCTATGGTTTGGAGCCATCAGAAGTTTCTGCCGCAATTAATGATCAATCGAGAGAAGCAGCTGCAGGTGCCTTAGGTGAAAATAGTGGAGGATCATTCCAGTATATTATTACCTACAAAGGAAAATATAATGAAGTTGATGAATTTGACAATATTATTCTCCGTGCACTTGGTAATGGGGAATATCTCCGGTTAAAGGATGTGGCAGAAATTAAACTGGATTCACAATCTTATGCTGGAATTGGTGAAAGTAATGGTAACCGCTCCATCAGTATGGGGATTTTCCAAACACCAGGCTCTAATGCGCAGGATATTATTAACAATATAAAAGTCTTATTAAAAGAAACGGAAAAAACTTTGCCCGAAGGAGTTGGTTATAATATCAACTTTGATACGAATGAATTCTTAGATGCCTCAATTCAAAAAGTAGTTACTACCTTATTAGAAGCATTTGTCTTGGTATTCCTGGTCGTCTTCTTATTTCTACAGGATTTCAGATCGACTCTAATTCCGGCGATTGCCGTCCCGGTTTCGATTATTGGTACCTTCTTTTTTCTGAATTTATTCGGATACTCCATTAACTTATTAACGCTTTTTGCCCTGGTTCTTGCCATTGGAATTGTAGTTGATGATGCAATTGTTGTGGTAGAGGCCGTTCACGCAAAAATGGAAGGTGGTATTACCGATGCAAAAAAAGCTACCGTGGAAGCGATGGACGAAATTACTGGTGCGATTATCTCAATTACTTTGGTAATGGCGGCGGTATTTATCCCTGTAACTTTCCTTACTGGTCCGACAGGAGTTTTCTACCAGCAATTCGGAATCACCTTAATTATTGCGATTTTAATTTCAGCCGTCAACGCTTTGACTTTAAGCCCAGTGCTTTGTGCTATGTTTTTGAAACCGCCTGCTCATCATACGAAAGAATATGCGAATATGAATTTCATGCAAAAATTCTTTTCTAAATTTAATGCAGGATTTAATGCTGGAACAAAAAAATATGGTCAATCCTTTAATTTCATTTTAAGAAATAAATGGATGAGTTTATTGGTCATCTTTGCTGCCGGAGCAGTCACTTTTTGGTGGGCGAGTTCTACCATGCCGACAGGGTTTATCCCGAAGGAAGACCGTGGAATTTTATTTACAGACGTGCAACTGCCACCGGGTGCATCATTGGAAAGAACCTATAATGTTTTATCAGATCTTCAAAAAGAAGCAAGAAAAATTCCGGGCGTTCTAAACGTAACCTTTACGGCGAGTCGCGGATTTATGTCTGGATCCGGTTCAAATGTCGGTCAGGCTTTCATTAAGTTGAAACCATTTGATGAGCGTGGAAAAGCGGACGGTCAAAGTATTGATGAAATTACCGGGCGTTTATTTGGAATCACCAGTAAATATCCCGACGCAAAAATTATTTTCTTCTCCCCACCAAGTGTTCCTGGATTTGGAACGAGTGACGGATTTTCGACTGTTTTACTTGATAAATCTGGTGGCGATATTAATGAACTAAGTAAAGTCACTCAGAGTTTTGTGGGTGCTTTAATGCAAAGGCCGGAAATTCAGTTCGCCTCAACCTCATTTAATACCAACTATCCACAATATCAAATGGTGGTAAATGTGCCTAGAGCAAAAGAAAGTGGGGTTACATTGAACAGTATTTTAACTACGATGCAAGGTTATATTGGTGGGATTTACTCTTCTGATTTCACCAAATACGGAAAGCAGTTTCGGGTAATGATTCAAGCTTTGCCGAATGACAGAAAATCTCCCGAAAACTTAAATTCTATATTTGTTAGAACTGCCTCTGGAAGCATGGCACCTATTTCACAGTTTGTTACTTTGGAAAAAAGCTTTGGGCCACAGTCGCTCGAGCGGTACAACCTATTTACCTCGGTAGCCATTAATGGTTCCAGTAATCCTGGTTTTTCTACCGGAGACGCCATTAAAGCGGTTCAAGAAGTTGCAGCAGAGAATTTGCCGGCCAATTATGATGTTGAATTTACCGGTTTGACAAAAGAAGAAATGAAAGCAGGGTCGCAAACTTATGTGGTGTTTTTATTGAGTTTCCTATTTATTTATTTTATTTTGGCTGCTCAGTATGAAAGTTACCTGTTGCCTTTCTCTGTGATCTTTTCACTTCCTTTAGGGGTAATAGGTGCTTTTTTCGGACAAAGGATTTTCGGGTTGGAGAATAATATTTATTTCCAGATTGCCATTATTATGTTGATTGGATTGCTGGCTAAGAACGCGATTCTGATCGTTGAGTTTGCAGTTCAGCGGCGTCATCATGGGGAATCAATTGCCATGTCGGCGATTAATGCGGCAAAAGCCAGGTTAAGACCGATTCTGATGACCTCTTTCGCCTTTATCTTTGGGATGGTTCCCTTGGTTTTTGCAACCGGAATTGGGTCTGTGGGTAACCGTTCCATTGCGACGGGTGCTGCATCAGGATTATTAATCGGGACTTTCTTTGGGTTGATTGCCATTCCTGTATTGTACGTTATTTTCCAGTATCTGCAGGAGAAAGTAGTGCCATTGAAAGACAAAGAAATCAACCTCGGAGAATAA
- a CDS encoding M28 family metallopeptidase — translation MKKSVFFLSVLLSVFINAQKQEKDPEISAYVKSVSKDSLRANIEKLVSFGTRHTMSSTIDKDKGIGAARNWVLSKFKNYAKNTGGRMEVYLQNEDLQPDGKRINKVTNLGNAIAFLKGTDPKDQRVIIISGHLDSRVSDVLNSTDYAPGANDDGSGVAAVIEAARVLSKSKFPASILFVAVSGEEQGLLGAKMLADKAKAEHWQVEAVLNNDMIGNNSFDAPKNDGTPKLRVFSEGLPAFETEKTAAKIRNFGLENDGNARQLARYVKEIGEQYVKNIDIKLIYRNDRFLRGGDHTPFVNNGLTAVRLTDYYENYDHQHQDIRTEDNKKYGDLIEFMDFDYLKTNTAVNVAVLANLAKSTPQPENVVMDVKELSNSTKLSWEKPISGKVKGYYILYRETDSSVWTHKIFTADTSYTVPLSKDNYLFAVQSISVSGNQSLPVIPKVSR, via the coding sequence ATGAAAAAATCAGTCTTCTTTTTGAGCGTATTGCTCTCCGTGTTTATCAATGCGCAAAAACAGGAAAAGGATCCTGAAATTTCAGCATATGTAAAATCGGTCAGCAAAGATTCGCTCCGGGCGAACATTGAAAAGCTGGTTAGTTTCGGAACGCGCCATACGATGAGTTCTACCATCGATAAAGATAAAGGAATCGGTGCTGCAAGAAACTGGGTCTTATCAAAGTTTAAAAATTACGCAAAAAATACGGGCGGAAGAATGGAAGTTTATCTCCAAAATGAAGATTTGCAACCCGACGGAAAGAGAATCAATAAAGTCACAAATCTGGGGAATGCAATTGCGTTTTTAAAAGGAACCGATCCCAAGGATCAAAGAGTCATTATTATTTCAGGCCACCTGGATTCCCGGGTTTCTGATGTGCTGAATTCGACTGATTATGCGCCAGGCGCTAATGATGACGGAAGCGGAGTTGCTGCGGTGATTGAAGCAGCGCGGGTTTTAAGCAAATCAAAGTTCCCGGCTTCTATTTTGTTTGTCGCGGTAAGTGGTGAAGAACAGGGATTATTGGGAGCGAAAATGCTTGCAGATAAAGCGAAAGCAGAGCATTGGCAAGTGGAAGCCGTACTGAATAATGACATGATTGGCAACAACAGTTTCGATGCACCAAAGAATGACGGAACCCCGAAACTGAGAGTTTTCAGCGAAGGTCTTCCCGCTTTTGAAACCGAAAAAACGGCCGCAAAGATCCGGAACTTTGGTTTGGAAAATGACGGAAATGCGCGCCAGCTTGCACGTTACGTAAAAGAAATTGGTGAGCAATATGTGAAGAATATCGACATCAAACTGATTTACAGAAACGACCGTTTTCTACGCGGTGGCGATCATACTCCGTTTGTTAACAACGGATTGACGGCGGTGCGCTTAACGGATTATTACGAAAATTACGACCATCAACATCAGGACATCAGAACGGAAGATAATAAAAAATATGGCGACCTGATTGAGTTCATGGACTTTGATTATTTGAAAACAAATACTGCGGTAAATGTTGCGGTGTTAGCCAATTTAGCAAAATCAACCCCTCAGCCTGAAAATGTGGTGATGGATGTGAAAGAGCTTTCTAATTCGACCAAACTGAGTTGGGAAAAACCCATTTCAGGAAAAGTAAAAGGATATTATATTTTATACAGAGAAACGGACAGTTCTGTCTGGACTCATAAAATTTTCACCGCCGACACTTCGTACACGGTTCCGCTTTCCAAGGATAATTACCTTTTTGCGGTACAGAGTATTTCGGTTTCCGGAAACCAAAGTTTGCCGGTGATTCCGAAAGTATCCAGATAA
- a CDS encoding translation initiation factor — protein sequence MDLRDQLKNIFPDHEEQDFEMPVEKFVQKEPLICKFEKKGRHGKPVTLVEGFEGSEDALKKISKKIKTTLGIGGSEKDGIIIIQGDNRDKIMVILKEMGYKTKRVGG from the coding sequence ATGGATTTAAGAGATCAACTCAAAAATATATTCCCTGATCACGAAGAACAGGATTTCGAAATGCCGGTAGAGAAATTCGTGCAGAAAGAACCGCTCATCTGTAAATTTGAAAAAAAGGGAAGACATGGTAAACCGGTAACTTTAGTTGAAGGCTTCGAAGGCAGTGAAGACGCCCTGAAAAAAATTTCCAAGAAAATAAAAACTACCTTAGGAATTGGCGGTTCTGAAAAAGACGGCATAATTATCATCCAGGGAGACAACCGCGATAAAATAATGGTCATCCTGAAAGAGATGGGCTATAAAACGAAACGGGTCGGCGGTTAA